From Segatella copri, the proteins below share one genomic window:
- the cdaA gene encoding diadenylate cyclase CdaA, translated as MIEFGIKDFLDILLVASLLFYVYRLMKESRSLNIFVGIMLFVLIWLFVSQILEMRLLGSILDKLVSVGVIALIVIFQEDIRRFLYEIGSQKGMRRLVRFFHSSKESQKEANKETIMPIVMACMSMAKKYVGALIVIERGVPLKDIMDTGEEIDAKINQRLIENIFFKNSPLHDGAMVVSNKRIMAAGCILPVSHNLDIPKELGLRHRAALGISQSSDAIAVIVSEETGRISVAIKGEFKLRLSAEELESILTQEMI; from the coding sequence ATGATAGAATTTGGCATCAAAGATTTTCTCGATATTCTCCTGGTAGCCTCGCTGCTGTTCTATGTTTATCGTTTGATGAAGGAATCGCGCTCACTGAACATCTTCGTGGGCATCATGCTCTTCGTGCTAATCTGGCTCTTTGTGAGTCAGATACTGGAAATGCGCCTGCTGGGTTCTATCCTGGATAAACTGGTGAGCGTGGGAGTCATCGCCCTCATCGTCATCTTCCAGGAGGATATCCGTAGATTCCTCTATGAAATCGGTTCGCAGAAAGGTATGCGCCGGCTGGTTCGCTTCTTCCACTCCAGCAAGGAGAGCCAGAAGGAGGCTAACAAGGAGACCATCATGCCGATTGTGATGGCGTGTATGAGTATGGCAAAGAAATACGTAGGTGCTCTTATCGTTATAGAGCGAGGCGTTCCACTGAAGGACATCATGGATACGGGTGAGGAGATAGACGCCAAGATTAACCAGCGGCTGATAGAGAATATTTTCTTCAAGAATTCGCCGCTTCATGATGGAGCCATGGTGGTGAGCAATAAGCGCATCATGGCAGCCGGATGTATTCTGCCTGTGAGTCATAACCTCGATATTCCGAAGGAACTGGGACTCCGCCATCGTGCCGCTCTAGGAATATCACAGAGCAGTGATGCCATCGCCGTCATTGTATCCGAGGAGACCGGACGAATCAGCGTGGCCATCAAGGGCGAGTTCAAACTCCGACTCTCTGCCGAGGAACTGGAAAGCATCCTGACACAGGAAATG